Proteins encoded together in one Mastomys coucha isolate ucsf_1 unplaced genomic scaffold, UCSF_Mcou_1 pScaffold16, whole genome shotgun sequence window:
- the LOC116094145 gene encoding small proline-rich protein 2E-like — protein MSYQEQQCKQPCQPPPPCPPPKCPEPCPPPKCPEPCPPPKCPEMCPPQPCQQKCPPVQPPPPCQQKCPPKNK, from the exons ATGTCTTACCAAGAGCAGCAGTGCAAGCAGCCCTGCCAGCCTCCTCCT CCTTGTCCTCCCCCAAAGTGCCCAGAGCCTTGTCCTCCCCCAAAGTGCCCTGAGCCTTGTCCTCCCCCAAAGTGCCCTGAGATGTGCCCTCCTCAGCCATGCCAGCAGAAATGCCCTCCTGTCCAACCTCCTCCACCATGCCAGCAGAAATGTCCACCCAAAAACAAGTGA